A window of the Hippoglossus stenolepis isolate QCI-W04-F060 chromosome 8, HSTE1.2, whole genome shotgun sequence genome harbors these coding sequences:
- the mal2 gene encoding protein MAL2, giving the protein MSEQPATNPAATTYPAPTISLPLGLEVLRTYSGALVCLEILFGGLVWILVASSNVPVPLLQGWVMFVSVTTFFLSSVYLAILVTGLADRINTDWNFLDVFYHFIALLFYFAAFVLEAATTAARGEAHINSTECGWCSPNPRGNIMTVLNETQYGINVAATIFAFIVTLCYGCSMVMGFKRWMV; this is encoded by the exons atgtCGGAACAACCAGCCACAAACCCCGCTGCCACCACGTACCCTGCCCCGACGATCTCTCTCCCCCTGGGACTGGAAGTACTCAGGACTTACTCTGGAGCTCTGGTCTGCTTAGAAATA TTATTTGGGGGTTTGGTATGGATCCTGGTGGCCTCCTCCAACGTGCCCGTGCCTCTGCTGCAGGGCTGGGTGATGTTCGTCTCCGTCACCaccttcttcctttcctccGTCTACCTCGCGATCCTCGTCACCGGCCTGGCTGACCGCATCAACACCGACTGGAACTTCTTG GATGTGTTTTACCATTTCATAGCTCTGCTGTTCTACTTCGCCGCCTTCGTGTTGGAGGCAGCGACCACAGCAGCAAGAGGAGAGGCCCACATCAACAGCACTGAATGTGGCTGGTGTTCTCCAAACCCTCGAGGCAACATAATGACAGTCCTGAATGAAACGCAGTACGGTATTAATGTGGCAGCCACG ATATTTGCATTCATAGTGACCCTATGCTATGGCTGCAGTATGGTGATGGGCTTCAAGAGGTGGATGGTGTAA